A single window of Ictalurus punctatus breed USDA103 chromosome 27, Coco_2.0, whole genome shotgun sequence DNA harbors:
- the si:ch211-246m6.4 gene encoding transcription factor 15 isoform X2: MGSHELQPCTVGTSSSPSLVVMKSTENEHAVFRAREPPSDTSDPDSGSESSSEKWTETEGASGRARALSVSVTERSSRFRLVGVSKQRQAANARERDRTHSVNTAFSALRTLIPTEPADRKLSKIETLRLASSYIAHLANVLLLAESGGDGPPCTRHREALGGALRPICTFCLGNQRRMDGRRRIVWLRGWTNQMRAGENPAV; the protein is encoded by the exons ATGGGGAGCCACGAGCTCCAGCCGTGCACAGTGGGCACGAGcagctctccctctctcgtcGTGATGAAGTCTACCGAGAACGAGCACGCGGTTTTTCGCGCGCGCGAGCCACCCTCGGACACCTCGGACCCGGACAGCGGCAGCGAGAGCTCTTCGGAGAAGTGGACGGAGACGGAGGGCGCGAGCgggcgcgcgcgcgctctctccgTCTCCGTCACCGAGCGCAGCAGCAGGTTCAGGCTGGTCGGTGTGAGCAAACAGCGGCAGGCGGCGAACGCGCGCGAGCGGGACCGCACTCACAGCGTCAACACGGCGTTCAGCGCCCTGCGCACGCTCATCCCCACCGAGCCCGCCGACCGCAAGCTGTCCAAGATCGAGACGCTGCGCCTGGCCTCCAGTTACATCGCGCACCTCGCCAACGTCCTGCTGCTCGCCGAGAGCGGAGGAGACGGACCGCCGTGCACGCGACACCGAGAGGCCCTCGGGGGCGCGCTTAGACCCATTTGCACCTTTTGCCTCGgaaatcagaggagaatg GATGGCAGGAGGAGGATTGTGTGGCTCCGAGGATGGACTAACCAG ATGCGAGCCGGTGAGAATCCAGCTGTGTGA
- the si:ch211-246m6.4 gene encoding transcription factor 15 isoform X3 — MGSHELQPCTVGTSSSPSLVVMKSTENEHAVFRAREPPSDTSDPDSGSESSSEKWTETEGASGRARALSVSVTERSSRFRLVGVSKQRQAANARERDRTHSVNTAFSALRTLIPTEPADRKLSKIETLRLASSYIAHLANVLLLAESGGDGPPCTRHREALGGALRPICTFCLGNQRRMMRAGENPAV; from the exons ATGGGGAGCCACGAGCTCCAGCCGTGCACAGTGGGCACGAGcagctctccctctctcgtcGTGATGAAGTCTACCGAGAACGAGCACGCGGTTTTTCGCGCGCGCGAGCCACCCTCGGACACCTCGGACCCGGACAGCGGCAGCGAGAGCTCTTCGGAGAAGTGGACGGAGACGGAGGGCGCGAGCgggcgcgcgcgcgctctctccgTCTCCGTCACCGAGCGCAGCAGCAGGTTCAGGCTGGTCGGTGTGAGCAAACAGCGGCAGGCGGCGAACGCGCGCGAGCGGGACCGCACTCACAGCGTCAACACGGCGTTCAGCGCCCTGCGCACGCTCATCCCCACCGAGCCCGCCGACCGCAAGCTGTCCAAGATCGAGACGCTGCGCCTGGCCTCCAGTTACATCGCGCACCTCGCCAACGTCCTGCTGCTCGCCGAGAGCGGAGGAGACGGACCGCCGTGCACGCGACACCGAGAGGCCCTCGGGGGCGCGCTTAGACCCATTTGCACCTTTTGCCTCGgaaatcagaggagaatg ATGCGAGCCGGTGAGAATCCAGCTGTGTGA
- the si:ch211-246m6.4 gene encoding transcription factor 15 isoform X1 has product MGSHELQPCTVGTSSSPSLVVMKSTENEHAVFRAREPPSDTSDPDSGSESSSEKWTETEGASGRARALSVSVTERSSRFRLVGVSKQRQAANARERDRTHSVNTAFSALRTLIPTEPADRKLSKIETLRLASSYIAHLANVLLLAESGGDGPPCTRHREALGGALRPICTFCLGNQRRMDGRRRIVWLRGWTNQVLGFQELVDLMCWNWTLASCCVMD; this is encoded by the exons ATGGGGAGCCACGAGCTCCAGCCGTGCACAGTGGGCACGAGcagctctccctctctcgtcGTGATGAAGTCTACCGAGAACGAGCACGCGGTTTTTCGCGCGCGCGAGCCACCCTCGGACACCTCGGACCCGGACAGCGGCAGCGAGAGCTCTTCGGAGAAGTGGACGGAGACGGAGGGCGCGAGCgggcgcgcgcgcgctctctccgTCTCCGTCACCGAGCGCAGCAGCAGGTTCAGGCTGGTCGGTGTGAGCAAACAGCGGCAGGCGGCGAACGCGCGCGAGCGGGACCGCACTCACAGCGTCAACACGGCGTTCAGCGCCCTGCGCACGCTCATCCCCACCGAGCCCGCCGACCGCAAGCTGTCCAAGATCGAGACGCTGCGCCTGGCCTCCAGTTACATCGCGCACCTCGCCAACGTCCTGCTGCTCGCCGAGAGCGGAGGAGACGGACCGCCGTGCACGCGACACCGAGAGGCCCTCGGGGGCGCGCTTAGACCCATTTGCACCTTTTGCCTCGgaaatcagaggagaatg GATGGCAGGAGGAGGATTGTGTGGCTCCGAGGATGGACTAACCAGGTGCTTGGATTTCAGGAGCTTGTGGACTTGATGTGCTGGAACTGGACTCTAGCTAGTTGCTGCGTtatggactaa
- the LOC128629284 gene encoding keratin-associated protein 4-6, whose amino-acid sequence MVCVVMVCVVMVCVVMVCVVKVCVRTVCVVMVCVVMVCVVKVCVRTVCVVMVCVRTVCVVKVCVRTVCVVMVCVVMVCVVKVCVRTVCVVKVCVVMVCVVMVCVVMVCVVMVCVVKVCVRTVCVVMVCVVMVCVVKVCVRTVCVVKVCVRTVCVVKVCVRTVCVVMVCVVTVCVVKVCVRTVCVVKVCVRTVCVVKVCVRTVCVLVVSSHSPLSLISLRPVTLSLILTSSPWMAGIQTSNVVQTFHTHTHTHTHTHTHTHTHTVLLCYMLIGFSCASFSPVPPSCRCFENQHRLAFVLYKSTSRVFEVQVRQWDCESLHYAPSCTSSMAA is encoded by the coding sequence atggtgtgtgtagtgatggtgtgtgtagtgatggtgtgtgtagtgatggtgtgtgtagtgaaggtgtgtgtaaggacggtgtgtgtagtgatggtgtgtgtagtgatggtgtgtgtagtgaaggtgtgtgtaaggacggtgtgtgtagtgatggtgtgtgtaaggacggtgtgtgtagtgaaggtgtgtgtgaggacggtgtgtgtagtgatggtgtgtgtagtgatggtgtgtgtagtgaaggtgtgtgtaaggacggtgtgtgtagtgaaggtgtgtgtagtgatggtgtgtgtagtgatggtgtgtgtagtgatggtgtgtgtagtgatggtgtgtgtagtgaaggtgtgtgtaaggacggtgtgtgtagtgatggtgtgtgtagtgatggtgtgtgtagtgaaggtgtgtgtaaggacggtgtgtgtagtgaaggtgtgtgtgaggacggtgtgtgtagtgaaggtgtgtgtaaggacagtgtgtgtagtgatggtgtgtgtagtgACGGTGTGTGTAGTGAAGGTGTGTGTAAGGACGGTGTGTGTAGTGAAGGTGTGTGTAAGGACGGTGTGTGTAGTGAAGGTGTGTGTAAGGACGGTGTGTGTGCTCGTGGTGTCGTCACACTCGCCGCTGTCACTGATTTCACTGAGACCTGTGACTCTCTCACTGATCCTCACATCCTCACCTTGGATGGCAGGTATACAAACCTCCAACGTAGTAcagacatttcacacacacacacacacacacacacacacacacacacacacacacacacacactgtgttgcTGTGCTACATGCTAATAGGATTCAGTTGTGCTAGTTTCTCTCCTGTCCCTCCCTCCTGCAGGTGTTTTGAGAATCAGCACAGGTTGGCGTTTGTCCTCTATAAGAGCACGAGTCGAGTATTCGAGGTTCAGGTGCGTCAGTGGGATTGTGAGAGTCTTCACTATGCGCCGTCCTGCACCAGCAGCATGGCAGCGTGA